In one Cygnus atratus isolate AKBS03 ecotype Queensland, Australia chromosome 14, CAtr_DNAZoo_HiC_assembly, whole genome shotgun sequence genomic region, the following are encoded:
- the DDX41 gene encoding probable ATP-dependent RNA helicase DDX41 isoform X1, producing MEAAAGRKRQREEAAESSELSGEEEDADYVPYVPVKQRKQQMLQKLLQMRRKVVSEEEQRDSGGEQRGDEDDIPLGPQSNISLLDQHQHLKEKAEARKESAKEKQLKEEEKILESVAEGRALMSVKEMAKGITYDDPIKTSWRAPRYILGMSEARHDRVRKKYHILVEGEGIPPPIKSFKEMKFPAAILRGLKKKGIQQPTPIQIQGIPTILSGRDMIGIAFTGSGKTLVFTLPVIMFCLEQEKRLPFSKREGPYGLIICPSRELARQTHGIIEYYCRLLQEDGLPPLRCALCIGGMSVKEQMETIKHGVHMMVATPGRLMDLLQKKMVSLDICRYLALDEADRMIDMGFEGDIRTIFSYFKGQRQTLLFSATMPKKIQNFAKSALVKPITINVGRAGAASLDVVQEVEYVKEEAKMVYLLECLQKTPPPVSNALWLPRARRSPQLGAGWQRGRGRGAARLCPAWGRAQEGAALRVGAGPGAVAAPVRREGTGFSGRRALCQHAQAASAKVSASWQVLIFAEKKADVDAIHEYLLLKGVEAVAIHGGKDQEERTKAIEAFRDGKKDVLVATDVASKGLDFPAIQHVINYDMPEEIENYVHRIGRTGRSGNTGIATTFINKACDESVLMDLKALLLEAKQKVPPVLQVLHCGDETMLEIGGERGCAFCGGLGHRITDCPKLEAMQTKQVSNIGRKDYLAHSSMDF from the exons atGGAGGCCGCGGCGGGCAGGAAG CGGCAGCGGGAGGAGGCGGCCGAGTCGTCCGAGCTGtccggggaggaggaggacgcTGACTACGTGCCCTACGTGCCGGTGAAGCAGCGCAAGCAGCAGATG ctgcagaagctgctgcagatgCGGCGGAAGGTGGTGTCGGAGGAGGAGCAGCGGGACAGCGGCGGCGAGCAGCGCGGCGACGAGGACGACATCCCCCTGGGGCCGCAGTCTAACATCAGCCTGCTggaccagcaccagcacctcaAGGAGAAAGcggaag CTCGGAAGGAGTCAGccaaagagaagcagctgaaggaggaggagaagatcCTGGAGAGCGTGGCGGAGGGCCGAG CCCTGATGTCAGTGAAGGAGATGGCAAAGGGTATCACCTATGATGATCCCATTAAAACCAG CTGGAGAGCACCTCGTTACATCCTGGGCATGTCCGAGGCCCGGCACGATCGCGTCCGCAAGAAGTACCACATCCTGGTGGAGGGGGAGGGCATCCCGCCTCCCATCAAGAGCTTCAAGGAGATGAAGTTTCCAGCAG CTATCCTGAGGGGCCTGAAGAAGAAGGGAATCCAGCAGCCAACGCCTATACAGATCCAGGGCATCCCAACGAT CCTCTCGGGAAGGGATATGATCGGCATTGCCTTCACTGGCTCTGGGAAGACCTTGGTGTTCACCCTCCCCGTTATCATGTTCTGCctggagcaggagaagaggCTGCCCTTCTCCAAGCGGGAGGGACCCTACGGGCTCATCATCTGTCCCTCC CGGGAGCTGGCCCGGCAGACGCACGGCATCATCGAGTACTACTGCCGCCTGCTGCAAGAGGACGGCCTGCCCCCGCTGCGCTGCGCCCTCTGCATCGGGGGCATGTCCGTCAAGGAGCAGATGGAGACCATCAAACA TGGCGTGCACATGATGGTGGCGACCCCGGGCCGCCTCATGGACCTGCTGCAGAAGAAGATGGTGAGCTTGGACATCTGCCGCTACTTGGCCTTGGACGAGGCTGACAGGATGATCGACATGGGCTTCGAGGGGGACATCCGCACCATCTTCTCCTACTTCAAG GGCCAGCGGCAGACGCTCCTCTTCAGTGCCACAATGCCCAAGAAGATCCAGAACTTTGCCAAGAGTGCCCTGGTGAAGCCCATCACCATCAACGTAGGGCGAGCgggtgctgccagcctggacGTTGTGCAG GAAGTGGAGTACGTGAAGGAGGAGGCCAAGATGGTGTACCTCCTCGAGTGCCTGCAGAAGACTCCGCCACCCGTGAGTAACGCGCTCTGGCTGCCCCGGGCACgccgcagcccccagctgggtgctggctggCAGCGGGGACGTGGCCGTGGcgctgccaggctctgccctgcgTGGGGGCGGGCGCAGGAGGGAGCCGCGCTCCGTGTCGGTGCTGGGCCTGGAGCTGTCGCAGCCCCAGTTCGGCGGGAGGGAACGGGTTTCTCGGGGCGCCGTGCTCTTTGCCAGCACGCGCAGGCCGCTTCTGCCAAGGTGTCTGCGTCGTGGCAGGTGCTGATCTTTGCGGAGAAGAAGGCCGACGTCGATGCGATCCACGAGTACCTGCTGCTCAAGGGGGTGGAGGCTGTGGCCATCCATGGGGGCAAAG ATCAGGAGGAACGGACGAAAGCCATCGAGGCCTTCCGGGACGGGAAGAAGGACGTGCTGGTTGCCACCGATGTCGCTTCCAAGGGCCTGGACTTCCCGGCCATCCAGCACGTCATCAACTACGACATGCCGGAGGAGATCGAGAACTACG ttCACCGCATCGGGCGCACGGGCCGTTCAGGCAACACCGGCATTGCCACCACCTTCATCAACAAAGCCTGCG ACGAGTCGGTGCTCATGGACCTGAAGGCTCTGCTCCTGGAGGCGAAGCAGAAGGTGCCACCCgtgctccaggtgctgcacTGCGGGGACGAGACCATGCTGGAGATCGGAG GGGAACGCGGCTGCGCCTTCTGCGGCGGCCTGGGCCATCGCATCACGGACTGCCCCAAGCTGGAGGCGATGCAGACCAAGCAAGTCAGCAACATCGGCCGCAAGGACTACCTGGCCCACAGCTCCATGGACTTCTAG
- the DDX41 gene encoding probable ATP-dependent RNA helicase DDX41 isoform X2 has product MEAAAGRKRQREEAAESSELSGEEEDADYVPYVPVKQRKQQMLQKLLQMRRKVVSEEEQRDSGGEQRGDEDDIPLGPQSNISLLDQHQHLKEKAEARKESAKEKQLKEEEKILESVAEGRALMSVKEMAKGITYDDPIKTSWRAPRYILGMSEARHDRVRKKYHILVEGEGIPPPIKSFKEMKFPAAILRGLKKKGIQQPTPIQIQGIPTILSGRDMIGIAFTGSGKTLVFTLPVIMFCLEQEKRLPFSKREGPYGLIICPSRELARQTHGIIEYYCRLLQEDGLPPLRCALCIGGMSVKEQMETIKHGVHMMVATPGRLMDLLQKKMVSLDICRYLALDEADRMIDMGFEGDIRTIFSYFKGQRQTLLFSATMPKKIQNFAKSALVKPITINVGRAGAASLDVVQEVEYVKEEAKMVYLLECLQKTPPPVLIFAEKKADVDAIHEYLLLKGVEAVAIHGGKDQEERTKAIEAFRDGKKDVLVATDVASKGLDFPAIQHVINYDMPEEIENYVHRIGRTGRSGNTGIATTFINKACDESVLMDLKALLLEAKQKVPPVLQVLHCGDETMLEIGGERGCAFCGGLGHRITDCPKLEAMQTKQVSNIGRKDYLAHSSMDF; this is encoded by the exons atGGAGGCCGCGGCGGGCAGGAAG CGGCAGCGGGAGGAGGCGGCCGAGTCGTCCGAGCTGtccggggaggaggaggacgcTGACTACGTGCCCTACGTGCCGGTGAAGCAGCGCAAGCAGCAGATG ctgcagaagctgctgcagatgCGGCGGAAGGTGGTGTCGGAGGAGGAGCAGCGGGACAGCGGCGGCGAGCAGCGCGGCGACGAGGACGACATCCCCCTGGGGCCGCAGTCTAACATCAGCCTGCTggaccagcaccagcacctcaAGGAGAAAGcggaag CTCGGAAGGAGTCAGccaaagagaagcagctgaaggaggaggagaagatcCTGGAGAGCGTGGCGGAGGGCCGAG CCCTGATGTCAGTGAAGGAGATGGCAAAGGGTATCACCTATGATGATCCCATTAAAACCAG CTGGAGAGCACCTCGTTACATCCTGGGCATGTCCGAGGCCCGGCACGATCGCGTCCGCAAGAAGTACCACATCCTGGTGGAGGGGGAGGGCATCCCGCCTCCCATCAAGAGCTTCAAGGAGATGAAGTTTCCAGCAG CTATCCTGAGGGGCCTGAAGAAGAAGGGAATCCAGCAGCCAACGCCTATACAGATCCAGGGCATCCCAACGAT CCTCTCGGGAAGGGATATGATCGGCATTGCCTTCACTGGCTCTGGGAAGACCTTGGTGTTCACCCTCCCCGTTATCATGTTCTGCctggagcaggagaagaggCTGCCCTTCTCCAAGCGGGAGGGACCCTACGGGCTCATCATCTGTCCCTCC CGGGAGCTGGCCCGGCAGACGCACGGCATCATCGAGTACTACTGCCGCCTGCTGCAAGAGGACGGCCTGCCCCCGCTGCGCTGCGCCCTCTGCATCGGGGGCATGTCCGTCAAGGAGCAGATGGAGACCATCAAACA TGGCGTGCACATGATGGTGGCGACCCCGGGCCGCCTCATGGACCTGCTGCAGAAGAAGATGGTGAGCTTGGACATCTGCCGCTACTTGGCCTTGGACGAGGCTGACAGGATGATCGACATGGGCTTCGAGGGGGACATCCGCACCATCTTCTCCTACTTCAAG GGCCAGCGGCAGACGCTCCTCTTCAGTGCCACAATGCCCAAGAAGATCCAGAACTTTGCCAAGAGTGCCCTGGTGAAGCCCATCACCATCAACGTAGGGCGAGCgggtgctgccagcctggacGTTGTGCAG GAAGTGGAGTACGTGAAGGAGGAGGCCAAGATGGTGTACCTCCTCGAGTGCCTGCAGAAGACTCCGCCACCC GTGCTGATCTTTGCGGAGAAGAAGGCCGACGTCGATGCGATCCACGAGTACCTGCTGCTCAAGGGGGTGGAGGCTGTGGCCATCCATGGGGGCAAAG ATCAGGAGGAACGGACGAAAGCCATCGAGGCCTTCCGGGACGGGAAGAAGGACGTGCTGGTTGCCACCGATGTCGCTTCCAAGGGCCTGGACTTCCCGGCCATCCAGCACGTCATCAACTACGACATGCCGGAGGAGATCGAGAACTACG ttCACCGCATCGGGCGCACGGGCCGTTCAGGCAACACCGGCATTGCCACCACCTTCATCAACAAAGCCTGCG ACGAGTCGGTGCTCATGGACCTGAAGGCTCTGCTCCTGGAGGCGAAGCAGAAGGTGCCACCCgtgctccaggtgctgcacTGCGGGGACGAGACCATGCTGGAGATCGGAG GGGAACGCGGCTGCGCCTTCTGCGGCGGCCTGGGCCATCGCATCACGGACTGCCCCAAGCTGGAGGCGATGCAGACCAAGCAAGTCAGCAACATCGGCCGCAAGGACTACCTGGCCCACAGCTCCATGGACTTCTAG